In Zobellia roscoffensis, the following are encoded in one genomic region:
- a CDS encoding D-alanine--D-alanine ligase, whose translation MKKNIAIIMGGYSSEYKISLTSGNVVHKYLNKEKFNTYRIHIFKDKWVYVDEDNEEYPINKNDFSVNLEKETLRFDCIFNAIHGSPGEDGLMQAYFELIGIPQTSCDYYQSALTFNKRDLLSVLKPYGIHAAPSYYLNLGDTIDEEAIIEKVGLPCFVKANKAGSSFGISKVHEKENLKAAIDNAYKEDDEIIIEAFLDGTEVSVGVITYRGEIKVLPITEIVSENDFFDYEAKYEGKSQEITPARISTIQQKKVEEIAKRAYEVLKMKGYSRSEFIFIGDEPYMLEMNTTPGLTTESILPQQAEKEGISLEELFTSAVDEALNKKG comes from the coding sequence ATGAAGAAGAATATTGCCATAATTATGGGTGGTTATAGTAGCGAATATAAAATTTCGCTTACCAGTGGAAATGTAGTGCACAAATACCTCAACAAAGAAAAATTCAATACGTACCGCATCCATATTTTTAAAGATAAATGGGTCTATGTTGATGAAGACAATGAAGAATACCCAATCAATAAAAATGATTTTTCAGTAAACCTTGAAAAAGAAACGTTACGTTTTGACTGTATTTTTAATGCTATTCATGGTTCACCTGGAGAAGATGGCCTAATGCAAGCCTATTTTGAACTGATAGGTATTCCACAGACCTCTTGTGATTATTACCAATCTGCCCTTACATTTAATAAACGGGACCTTTTAAGTGTATTAAAACCTTACGGAATACATGCTGCCCCATCCTATTACTTAAATTTAGGAGACACCATAGACGAAGAAGCCATTATTGAAAAAGTAGGACTACCTTGTTTTGTAAAGGCTAATAAAGCCGGAAGTAGCTTTGGAATTTCTAAAGTTCACGAAAAAGAAAACTTAAAAGCCGCTATAGATAATGCATACAAAGAAGACGATGAGATTATAATTGAAGCTTTTTTAGATGGCACAGAGGTTTCAGTTGGTGTAATAACTTATAGAGGAGAAATAAAAGTCTTGCCCATTACCGAAATTGTTTCTGAAAACGACTTTTTTGATTACGAAGCAAAATATGAGGGTAAGTCCCAAGAAATTACACCTGCACGTATTTCAACAATACAACAAAAAAAGGTTGAGGAAATTGCAAAACGTGCGTATGAAGTATTAAAAATGAAAGGCTACTCCAGAAGTGAATTTATTTTTATAGGTGATGAACCCTATATGTTAGAAATGAATACCACTCCCGGACTCACCACAGAAAGTATCTTGCCTCAACAAGCGGAAAAGGAAGGTATTTCTCTAGAAGAATTGTTCACTAGTGCCGTAGATGAAGCTCTAAATAAAAAAGGGTAA
- a CDS encoding PAS domain-containing sensor histidine kinase — protein sequence MQHNEFDAIHNKGLDITQNAATLVRNYNIALNGTKTTLNNPLVKQLPTATVFTNKKFEVVYASDKFFADFDFDSNDTLGRPINELFTTLSEDWENTLYHCLSDKTHDTNVNYSLNSATDSKWYKWACTAWQNDQNNPIGLIIQFEDITEKKLKKEQVDTLQSLLDAMCEISEIGVWDYNIQDDKLICCDIIRKIYNVGADHQFSFDGALSSYKDGHSRNTISMLVHESMNKGKTWSEKLQLRTSNGKNIWVQASGMPTYSDGKIVGIKGTLQNIEKQVQSETKTRENELLLRTLIDNLPLNVFIKDTESRKILVNKSECDYMGVDSADELLGKSDFELFNKDIALISRSEDLQVMETLIPILGRETINETKDGRIATFLTSKIPLKGNNGKAQGLVGISMDITDLKQKEQELRDLINVTSHQNKKLVNFAHIVSHNLRSHTANFSMLLDFLANEKNENEKSNIIKMLTQASDNLLETLENLNEVVAINTNINLEKKPVRLNQRIVSVKRNLKAFLVNNNAKIVNAISEHTTIKVIPAYIDSILMNFITNAVKYRHPDRPPLITLSTISENGYVVLSIEDNGLGIDLKKYGNKLFGMYKTFHDHSDARGIGLYITKNQIEAMNGKVTVASKVGLGTTFKIYFNEQN from the coding sequence GTGCAACACAACGAGTTTGATGCTATTCACAACAAAGGTTTAGATATAACACAAAATGCAGCTACTTTAGTCAGAAATTACAACATAGCCTTGAACGGAACCAAAACCACATTAAACAACCCCTTAGTAAAACAGCTGCCAACAGCTACTGTTTTCACGAACAAAAAGTTCGAGGTTGTTTATGCTTCCGACAAGTTCTTTGCAGATTTTGATTTTGATTCAAACGATACGTTAGGCAGACCTATAAACGAGTTATTCACAACACTTAGTGAAGACTGGGAAAATACACTTTACCACTGTCTTTCAGACAAGACTCATGATACCAATGTAAATTACAGTTTAAATAGTGCCACTGATTCTAAATGGTACAAGTGGGCGTGCACCGCTTGGCAAAATGATCAAAATAATCCCATTGGTCTGATCATACAATTTGAAGACATTACAGAAAAGAAGTTAAAGAAAGAGCAAGTAGACACTCTTCAATCTCTTCTTGATGCCATGTGTGAGATAAGCGAAATAGGGGTTTGGGATTACAACATCCAAGATGACAAGCTTATATGTTGCGATATCATTCGAAAAATATATAATGTTGGAGCGGATCACCAATTCTCTTTTGACGGCGCCCTATCTTCTTATAAGGACGGTCACAGTAGAAATACAATTTCAATGTTAGTTCATGAAAGCATGAACAAGGGTAAAACCTGGAGCGAAAAGTTACAGTTAAGAACCTCTAATGGCAAGAATATTTGGGTACAGGCGTCAGGTATGCCCACATATTCAGATGGTAAAATTGTTGGCATCAAAGGGACCCTACAGAACATAGAAAAACAAGTTCAGTCAGAGACAAAGACCAGAGAAAACGAGCTATTACTGCGTACTTTAATTGATAATTTACCTCTAAATGTATTTATAAAAGATACAGAATCAAGAAAAATTCTGGTAAACAAATCCGAGTGTGATTACATGGGTGTAGATAGTGCTGATGAGTTATTAGGAAAAAGCGACTTTGAGCTATTCAACAAAGATATTGCACTAATTTCTAGGTCAGAAGACCTACAAGTTATGGAAACTCTTATCCCTATTTTAGGTAGGGAGACTATAAACGAAACTAAAGACGGTAGAATTGCTACTTTTCTAACATCTAAAATTCCTTTGAAAGGAAATAACGGAAAAGCACAAGGTCTGGTTGGTATCAGTATGGACATTACTGACCTTAAACAAAAAGAACAAGAACTACGCGATTTAATCAATGTTACCTCGCATCAGAATAAAAAATTAGTGAATTTTGCGCATATTGTTTCTCACAACCTGCGCTCTCACACCGCTAATTTCTCTATGTTATTAGATTTTCTTGCCAACGAAAAAAACGAGAACGAGAAGTCCAACATCATTAAAATGCTTACCCAAGCTTCTGATAATTTGCTTGAAACCTTAGAGAACCTAAATGAAGTCGTTGCAATCAATACAAATATTAATCTTGAGAAAAAACCTGTTAGATTAAACCAACGTATTGTTTCTGTAAAACGAAACCTAAAAGCATTTTTAGTAAACAATAATGCTAAAATAGTAAACGCTATTTCAGAACATACGACTATTAAGGTTATACCTGCATATATTGACAGTATCTTAATGAATTTCATTACTAATGCTGTTAAATATAGACATCCAGACAGACCTCCATTAATTACTTTGAGCACTATAAGCGAAAATGGTTATGTAGTGTTATCTATTGAGGATAACGGTTTGGGTATTGATCTTAAAAAATACGGAAACAAACTATTTGGCATGTACAAAACCTTTCACGATCATAGTGACGCCAGAGGCATAGGTCTTTACATAACTAAAAACCAAATAGAGGCAATGAACGGCAAAGTAACTGTTGCCAGTAAGGTAGGCCTAGGCACTACTTTCAAAATATATTTTAATGAACAAAATTGA
- the coaD gene encoding pantetheine-phosphate adenylyltransferase — protein sequence MRRAIFPGSFDPLTLGHSDIIQRGVTLFDEIIIAIGVNADKKYMFSLEQRMKFIVDAFKDEPKIKVHTYEGLTVDFCKKVDADFILRGLRNPGDFEFEKAIAHTNRKLSEIETVFLLTSSGKSYISSSIVRDVIRNGGDYTSLVPDTVRTF from the coding sequence ATGAGACGTGCAATATTTCCAGGTTCTTTTGACCCACTTACCTTAGGTCACTCGGATATTATACAAAGAGGAGTTACCTTATTTGATGAAATTATAATTGCCATTGGTGTAAATGCCGATAAAAAATATATGTTTTCATTGGAACAACGCATGAAGTTTATTGTAGACGCTTTTAAAGATGAACCTAAAATTAAAGTTCATACCTATGAAGGCCTAACCGTAGACTTCTGTAAAAAAGTTGATGCTGATTTTATTTTGAGAGGACTACGAAATCCTGGTGATTTTGAATTTGAAAAAGCTATAGCACACACCAACAGAAAGTTATCTGAAATAGAAACTGTATTTTTATTAACATCTTCAGGAAAATCTTACATTAGTTCTTCAATTGTACGAGATGTAATCAGAAACGGAGGTGACTACACGAGCCTTGTGCCTGATACTGTCCGTACATTTTAA